Proteins co-encoded in one Arachis hypogaea cultivar Tifrunner chromosome 13, arahy.Tifrunner.gnm2.J5K5, whole genome shotgun sequence genomic window:
- the LOC112792104 gene encoding uncharacterized protein At3g17950, with amino-acid sequence MLNPGGDLVPAPSSPTNSSVSSSDLDTESTGSFFHDRSTSLGTLMGVSFPTIAFRAPSQPNSAAASFATIPIRDPDPTSKKTKKPQARWWRFCRDGFAKPASLADFLEVERRIGDGAFYGTTAELESMVINSHTSHGRRLFADGRVLPPPVVDDAASTAGTLCSRFPVLLTGICSGGAG; translated from the exons ATGCTTAACCCCGGTGGTGATTTGGTGCCAGCACCATCTTCACCAACCAACTCTTCCGTTTCCTCCTCTGATCTTGACACCGAG TCAACTGGATCATTCTTCCACGACAGAAGCACCTCACTGGGCACTCTCATGGGGGTCAGCTTCCCAACAATTGCCTTCAGAGCCCCCTCTCAGCCTAATTCCGCCGCCGCTTCTTTTGCCACTATCCCCATCAGGGATCCGGATCCCACCTCAAAGAAGACCAAGAAACCACAAGCACGGTGGTGGCGCTTCTGCAGAGACGGCTTCGCCAAGCCGGCATCGCTCGCTGACTTCCTCGAGGTCGAACGCCGCATCGGGGACGGCGCCTTCTACGGCACAACGGCCGAGTTGGAGAGCATGGTCATTAATTCGCATACCAGCCATGGGCGACGGTTATTTGCCGACGGCAGGGTCCTTCCGCCGCCGGTCGTGGACGACGCGGCATCCACAGCTGGGACTCTTTGTAGCAGATTCCCCGTCTTGCTCACCGGGATCTGTAGCGGAGGTGCGGGATAA